Proteins encoded by one window of Methanobacterium sp. CWC-01:
- a CDS encoding 60S ribosomal export protein NMD3: protein MFCPQCGREDEELYQGLCRHCFIKETPLISCPDEVEATICAHCNSTFQAGRWTDSDLDPEELMVEILTESVEPAEGAEYVDLSFKIINQRGSKWDVLVRAQGRLLGEETDQECQVLVKIKRSVCPDCSKYASGYYEAVIQLRADKRHLDPAEKKIADSILKSQLQKLVEKNRMAYLVDRVEIKEGVDYYIGSYKAARSLVNGLKDSLGGVVGESPRLMGRDKSAGKDLYRIWISLRLPSFQKGDFLDHSDSVGRVINLDGRGILLEDLESLKLHAIPWKDYPQLVKVADSDMVKKTTVTSLTPHKIQILHPDTYEPLDLDLKPYMDDFKIGGEVEVVEIDHRIYVLKKGCT from the coding sequence ATGTTTTGTCCCCAATGCGGCAGAGAGGATGAAGAACTCTACCAGGGGCTTTGCCGCCATTGTTTCATTAAGGAAACCCCGCTAATAAGCTGCCCCGACGAGGTGGAAGCCACTATCTGCGCTCACTGTAATTCCACCTTCCAGGCTGGTAGGTGGACCGATTCGGATTTGGATCCTGAAGAGCTGATGGTGGAAATCCTAACTGAATCCGTTGAGCCAGCTGAGGGAGCCGAATACGTGGACCTTTCTTTTAAGATAATTAACCAGCGAGGATCTAAGTGGGATGTGCTGGTTCGTGCTCAGGGACGCCTTCTGGGGGAAGAGACGGACCAGGAGTGCCAGGTATTGGTTAAAATAAAAAGATCGGTGTGTCCGGATTGCAGTAAATATGCTTCCGGCTATTATGAAGCAGTGATACAATTACGGGCAGATAAACGTCATTTAGACCCTGCTGAAAAGAAAATAGCTGATTCAATCCTGAAAAGTCAGCTACAAAAACTGGTGGAAAAGAACCGGATGGCCTACCTGGTGGACCGGGTGGAGATTAAAGAAGGTGTGGACTACTACATCGGATCCTACAAAGCCGCACGGAGCCTAGTTAACGGGCTGAAAGATAGCCTGGGAGGTGTAGTAGGGGAGTCACCCCGCCTCATGGGTAGAGACAAATCCGCAGGGAAAGATCTGTACCGGATCTGGATATCGCTACGGCTTCCCAGCTTCCAGAAGGGAGATTTCCTGGACCATAGCGACTCAGTGGGTCGGGTGATAAATCTCGATGGTAGAGGCATACTTTTAGAGGATCTTGAATCTTTAAAACTGCATGCCATTCCATGGAAGGATTATCCTCAGTTGGTGAAGGTTGCTGACTCGGATATGGTTAAAAAAACTACAGTAACCAGTTTAACCCCCCATAAAATACAAATACTACATCCAGATACATATGAACCACTGGACCTAGATTTAAAGCCGTATATGGATGATTTCAAGATAGGTGGAGAGGTGGAGGTGGTAGAGATTGACCACCGAATTTACGTCCTTAAAAAAGGATGTACGTAA
- a CDS encoding translation initiation factor IF-2 subunit beta: MTDYEELLDRAVEQLPQKVLETKRFQVPKAYSMIQGNRTMIQNFSEIADAMNRDPQHLLKFLLRELGTAGNLEGTRAILQGKFTHYLINERIDDYVKRFIMCHECNRPDTRIVREDRVFLLKCEACGAKAPLKTL; this comes from the coding sequence ATGACTGATTATGAAGAATTATTAGACCGTGCCGTGGAACAGTTGCCCCAGAAGGTGCTGGAGACCAAACGTTTCCAGGTGCCCAAGGCCTATTCCATGATACAGGGAAACCGGACCATGATCCAGAACTTCTCAGAGATTGCCGATGCCATGAACCGGGACCCTCAGCACCTCTTGAAGTTTTTACTGCGGGAACTGGGTACTGCTGGAAACCTGGAAGGTACTCGTGCCATACTCCAGGGAAAATTCACCCATTACCTCATAAATGAACGTATAGATGACTACGTGAAACGTTTCATTATGTGTCATGAATGTAACCGGCCAGATACCCGTATCGTCAGGGAAGACCGGGTTTTCCTCTTAAAATGTGAGGCCTGTGGGGCTAAAGCGCCTTTGAAAACACTTTAA
- the mcm gene encoding minichromosome maintenance protein MCM, whose amino-acid sequence MEISAQETTNKTKTSIAKFEEFFGTKYKDTVFEALEKYPEERSVVVDYNELEMFDPDLADLLIEKPEEVLKAAQLAIQNIDPLRKNAELHTRFQNLRNNIPLRDLRSKYIGKFVAIDGIVRKSDEIRPRIVNATFECRSCMRLHEVNQTSNLISEPALCQECGGRSFRLLQEESEFLDTQTTKLQEPLENLSGGEQPRQIVVVLEDDLVDTITPGDIVRITGTLKTVRDEKTKRFKNYIYGNYIESKEQEFEELEISPEDEQQIIEMSKDPKIYDKIIKSTAPSIQGYRDVKEAIALQLFGGSAKDLEDKTRIRGDIHILIVGDPGIGKSQMLKYVSKLAPRGIYTSGKGTSGVGLTAAAVRDELGGWSLEAGALVLGDRGNVCVDELDKMRPEDRSAIHEALEQQTISIAKAGIMATLNSRCSVLAAANPKFGRFDRFKSVAIQINLPPTILSRFDLLFVVEDKPDMERDRKLASHILRIHQENTIPFEIEPELLRKYIAYARKEVHPKLTDEAVEVIQEFYVGMRGGSSDDEDEASPVPITARQLEALVRLSEASARIRLSPDVTAYDAKRAIKLQQDSLKQVGYDPETGKVDIDKVEGRTPQSERDKFRIVMEIIKELTDDYGGHAPNNMLIKEMEDRYNMNKEKTEEIVRVLKRQGLIFEPSTGYYKVA is encoded by the coding sequence ATGGAAATCTCAGCCCAAGAAACAACCAACAAAACAAAAACATCCATAGCCAAATTCGAGGAGTTTTTCGGCACTAAATATAAAGACACCGTCTTTGAAGCTCTGGAAAAGTATCCGGAAGAGCGTTCGGTAGTGGTGGACTACAATGAACTGGAAATGTTCGACCCCGACCTGGCGGATCTTCTGATTGAAAAACCAGAGGAAGTGCTTAAAGCTGCTCAGCTGGCCATACAGAACATAGATCCTCTCCGTAAAAACGCTGAACTTCATACTCGTTTTCAGAATTTGCGAAATAATATTCCTCTGCGTGATTTAAGGAGCAAGTACATTGGGAAGTTCGTGGCCATTGATGGTATCGTGCGTAAAAGCGATGAAATAAGGCCCCGAATTGTTAACGCCACCTTTGAATGCCGCAGCTGCATGCGCCTGCACGAAGTTAACCAGACCAGTAATCTAATCAGTGAACCAGCACTCTGTCAGGAGTGTGGAGGGCGTTCCTTCCGTTTACTCCAGGAAGAATCTGAATTTTTGGACACACAGACCACCAAACTCCAGGAACCCCTGGAAAACTTATCGGGTGGTGAACAGCCCCGACAGATAGTGGTGGTTTTAGAAGATGACTTGGTGGACACCATCACTCCAGGAGACATAGTCAGAATCACCGGCACCCTCAAGACGGTCCGGGATGAAAAGACAAAACGCTTCAAGAACTACATTTATGGTAACTACATCGAATCCAAGGAACAGGAGTTTGAGGAGCTGGAGATTAGTCCTGAGGACGAGCAACAAATTATTGAGATGTCCAAGGACCCCAAGATTTATGATAAAATTATCAAATCCACCGCACCATCCATTCAGGGTTATAGGGATGTTAAGGAAGCCATCGCTCTCCAACTGTTCGGTGGCTCAGCCAAGGATCTGGAAGATAAAACCCGGATCAGGGGAGATATACACATCCTTATTGTGGGGGATCCCGGTATCGGAAAGTCTCAGATGCTGAAATACGTTTCTAAACTGGCGCCCCGTGGTATTTACACCAGTGGGAAAGGTACCAGCGGGGTGGGTTTAACTGCCGCTGCAGTTAGAGACGAACTGGGAGGATGGAGCCTGGAAGCTGGTGCCCTGGTACTGGGGGACCGTGGTAATGTTTGTGTGGACGAGCTGGACAAGATGCGCCCTGAAGATCGGTCGGCCATTCACGAGGCCCTGGAGCAGCAGACGATCTCCATTGCCAAGGCAGGGATCATGGCCACCTTAAACAGCCGTTGCTCGGTTTTAGCCGCCGCAAACCCTAAATTCGGACGTTTTGATCGTTTCAAGTCTGTGGCCATTCAAATAAACCTGCCACCCACCATTCTTTCCCGTTTTGACCTGTTGTTTGTGGTGGAGGATAAACCAGACATGGAGAGGGATAGAAAACTGGCTAGCCACATCCTGCGCATACACCAGGAAAATACGATACCATTCGAGATTGAGCCGGAGCTGCTGCGCAAGTACATTGCCTACGCCCGTAAGGAAGTCCATCCTAAACTAACCGACGAAGCAGTGGAGGTCATCCAGGAGTTCTACGTAGGTATGAGGGGAGGTTCCAGTGATGATGAAGACGAAGCTTCTCCTGTACCAATTACGGCCCGACAATTGGAGGCTCTGGTACGTTTATCCGAGGCCAGTGCCCGTATAAGACTCAGTCCCGATGTAACCGCCTACGACGCTAAGCGGGCCATTAAATTACAGCAAGACTCCCTTAAACAAGTAGGATATGATCCAGAAACAGGTAAAGTCGATATTGACAAGGTTGAAGGACGTACCCCCCAATCCGAGCGGGATAAATTCCGCATAGTCATGGAAATCATCAAGGAGCTTACTGACGACTATGGTGGACACGCTCCCAACAACATGCTTATTAAGGAAATGGAAGATAGATACAACATGAATAAGGAGAAAACTGAAGAGATTGTCCGGGTCCTGAAACGCCAAGGACTGATCTTCGAACCAAGCACCGGCTACTACAAGGTAGCCTGA